In the Telopea speciosissima isolate NSW1024214 ecotype Mountain lineage chromosome 6, Tspe_v1, whole genome shotgun sequence genome, TTCGGGGGTCAATGATGGTAAATGAGATATTGAATGGCCATTCTGATAGATGTTACCAAGAATATAGGATGGAACGGCATGTATTCGTTAACCTATGTAGTCTAATGGTTAATAGGGGTTGGTTGAATGATACTCGGTATATTAGGGTAGATGAACAGATAGCAATGTTCTTGTTCACAGTAGGAAAGGGAGCAAGTAATAGAGATGTGCAAGAGAGATTTCAGCATTCTGGCGAAACAATTAGCCGAATCTTCAACATGGTATTACTAGCTATGCGTAAATTAGCTAAGGAAAGAATCAGGCCACCAAGATTCAATCGAATCCCTATTGAGATTGAAGCAAACCCAAAATACTATCCGTATTTCAAGGTAATCAAAATTGAATGTTTCAATTACATATTCAACTATGTATATTTGCTTACTTAGCTAAATTAATAATGATTTATGTCTATAGGATTGCATTGGTGCCATCGATGGCACTCATATCCATGCTATTGTACCGATGGAAGATCAAACACGATATCGAAATCGAAAAGGAATTACAACATAAAATGTCATGTGTGCTTGTTCTTTTGACATGCACTTCACATTTGTGAATGTTGGCTGGGAAGGTAGTGCCAATGATTGTCGGGTCTTTGAATCAGCAAGAAATAATCCAAGTTTTAACTTCCCTCATCCACCTCCAGGTGACTATTTATACAGTTAAAAGGTAAATAGAATATTTTGATGCATATTATATATCACTTTAATTGTAATTTTGTTTGGTAGGCAAATATTACGTTGTAGACTCTGGTTATGCGAATCAAACAGGATATTTGACACCGTTCAGAGGTGAGAGATATCATCTTCCAGATTATAGAGGTGCGGGAAGAACTCCAAGAACAGTTAGAGAATTGTTCAACTACAGACATTCCTCTTTGAGGAATGTCATTGAACGTACATTTGGAgttctcaaaaacaaaattttgctTTTAAGACAGACGCATCATTTTTCTGTGAAGACCCAAGGAAACATTGTCATTGCATGTTGTGGTTTACATAACTACATTAGAGATGAACAAAAAATAGATAAAGATTTTTCCAAACTTGGTGGAGATGAAGCTGAACCAGATCCTGATGAGTTAAACCCACCTCCTAAAGAGTATAATGGACCCTCATCATTGAGTCAAAGGGAACAAGCCAGACAGATGAACGATATTAGGAACCGACTTACAAACGTGTTGGCTAGAAAACACTGTCTTGCTCCAATTTAAGTGGTTGTTATTTAATTACTATCTTTAATGAACACAGTCTGTCATATTTGAAATTCAGTTGACTTTGATTTCTAGTCTTTATGatgtaatattttaattattaggagacTAGTGATGTAAAACTTTAAATTTTTGTTACTGTTTATTAAGGAGTCAAATGGATATTGATGAAATTGgtgatgtaaaatatattggcatttatatatatatgggcaaTAGTATTAAATTAGGAGACTGACTGGTGAGGAAAAACACAGTGGCATTTATGTAAATAGTTTTAAATTTTTGTCCCAGATcatgttttaccaaacaccatttgaTTTATGAATGATCCCGAGAACAGTTttagaacaggtttaccaaatgCCCAACAGTAGGACAAAAATGATCtttcaaagaagaaacagaaaaagatcATTTTATTGAAGAAAGCTATTCTCAGAACGGAATCGTTACCAAACGCGCACTTACATTTTGACTTTATTTTATTGTGGTCATTCTGATACAGGAAACCAAATCTGATCGCTAAATAGGTTGAAAATGAGAATTCAACATGAATTACTATTCCAAGAAAATAgcaacaaaatcagattttgaaaccGTTAATCGGTAAAGCATGAGGTGTGATAACTGTATGCATGACTAGGTCTGAGATCAGTGGAGTATTGATGgatagggcaagagattgttgcttGGTCGTGTAACCCCCGCATCAGAGTGGGAAGCCAAAATCAATACAGATGAGACTCTTTTATTTCGGGAGGGGCTGAGTAgtaatttcatttttgttttagtaAAGGGAGACTTTACCGATACAGAACATGCGTACAGTAATTTCATGTGCTCCTCTGTTGGAATCATGTGACCaaacaattttctttttttttccatatattatatatatttgaaaaaaaaaaaaacaatttgatCTCGTATTGAATTACTAATTCAATGAGCATTCTCAATATTATGCCTTGAAGAGGACTTGGACCGCCATGCTCTTTAGCTCTGAGATTTTTGTAAGTGCTAACTTGATTTTTGAATTGAATGAAGAGAGAAGGGTAGAAGAATGCACTGCACAACGAAAGAAATTCTAAATCTAACATAATATAGAAAGGCCATTCTCAATCATCATTGATAGACCTAGTAAGACTATttcatttatcaaaaaaataaaagtaagactGATTCATAATGACCATAGAAAGCTAGGGTCAATAGGAATCAATCCTAGCTAGCTTGACTGAAtataaaaattagaaattaatgCTGCATTCGGTATGCATTCTTACAATGCATTCTAGATCAATACTTTATTttgagatgataaaaataatgaaaattatcATCTTAAGATGCATTATATATTGACTAAAAtatattccaagaatacataccaaaagCACTATAAAACAACTTAGGAAATCTTCTCCATTTGCAAGTCATAGTTGTCAGGACGCTTCTGGCCACCCAAGACGTATAATTGCTTTATTcctacatttaaaaaaaaaaaaaaaaaaaaaaagaagctaaattctctttttgatttttaaaaaaaaaataaaatttatgtgTACAAATTATTGGGTACATCAAGGTGCGTGGAATCACATAAAAGgcgtgcatgaggctcccgtcatatggaatcacatacatgtaaaaaaataataataataattaaataaaaaaaatctcaccTCACAGGAACTTTTCGATTAATTAATGAATTCAAGCAATTGAATATAATTCGGTGTAGATAGCTGGCAAGCAGTGGCCAAGGCTTAACCAAAACATTAATAAGTAGAACTGTAGAAGTAGCGACTCGCGAATTTACTTGAAAAGAGATTTCCTAACTATTAAGGCACTAAGCTAGTGATATAAATATCGATCTATTCTCTAGAAATTAAAGACCGACCCAATGAAATCAATTAAGACTGTGTTTGGTATATATGCATTATAGAAAATTGTTTTCTCATCTCAAGATGTGAATTTaatttagaatgcattccaacaatACATAGCAAACGACAGCCCATAGAGTCATAACATTACTATTAAAATTTCAGCCAAGGGGTACTAACCCTAACATCAGCTTTGCGTTCGACAAGTAATCAATGTTGTTGTCATATCAGTAGTTCACAACGATGCCTAGTTTGCAAACACAGATGCACAGTATGACCAAGGCGGGATCACTTCACGTATGTGAATATACAAGAATGGCTCACAGTTGTTCAAATAGAATCCACTATGTGGAACCCacatggagtggattccatctgaacgactATGAGCCGTTCTCGCAAGTGAACTTCACGTGATCCCAACTCATATGATCGACCCTAAATGTTCATATCAACTTAATTTCTGATCATCCTTAAATTTGTTGGTACAtatatttagggaaaaagaactgtgTCTTGCAGGCAGTGTGGCCTCAGCCAGGTACTCCCATGATCCTGTCTATCTGTCTTCCTTGTATGAAAAGATACCGCTGCCCCCTTGTTTCTAGGAGGAGAGagctcccggacagaaaactacttcctatATATTTAAGCACCCTCATGATTAGAGAGGTATGGTGTCATATGTGAAATATTAAAACTCAAGAAAAAGAATGTTTTCTCCCTTTTACAATGCAGAAGAAATGTAACCGCATTCTCATTACAAATTTCTAGCCAAGATCGACAAGATTAAAGATAAATAATGTCAACAACTATTAGTTAATCTACTATAAGCTAGAAGTTATCATCTACTTAACCTCCAATCTTGTATTGCAAGACTAGGCAAAAGCACaaacaaaatttcaagaaaCATTCTACAGCATATGGTGCCGGAGACTACTTTTTTCCAAAACACtccattgaaacaaaaaatttcagatGAACGGTACAAATGGATTTGACTTGAGCTTGAATTAACAATGGATGATGGGTAGAGGACAATTGATAGGTTATGAAGATATTAAACCCAATTAAAGTTTAGTTTTTTCAAATCAAACATTCCTTCAAATGgattatcaaaaaaattaagtaactacaatattatatatatatgcagtAGAAGCAAAACTGATCTCCAGTGGCTTTGATCGACTTGAATTTAGTTTTTATTCTCATCCATGTGATCAATTGAATCTCGTGTATGGAACATTCACAGCGGAGTACCAATTTCGTTACAAAGGCAGCTTGCAGTAATAAGGTTCAGATCGATCTTCTATATCACTTTAATTAACCTTGTATGTATCAGGTCTTATTAATTACCATCTAGAGGGTATATATAGAGTATTGAGACTAAAGGATCCAGcagggtatatatatatattgtcacctctgattctgatttggagaataaataaataactaattaaATGACCAACAAAGCAGAGTTTCCTGCTTTTTGGTACAACAACCGGCCAAAGACTAGTTTGGTTGATGGGTCCGTCTATAACCCAACTTCCAACACTCCCGGCCTCTTTAAATATTGTTGCATGGTTTTGTTTGTGCAGTCGCAGCTCTCCCTGCATGCAGGTAATTAAATTCTTAATTTGTTTGCACTTTGGAGTCTCGATCACTGGCTGGTATTACTTATCTATACACTTGCCTGTCACACTCGATCACAGGCATTTTAGAGGCAGATCGATAGATCACCGACGGATATATATCATGgatctttctttgtttcttttcttctttttatggtTTTCTGTACAACATTGAGATTTGTGGGTGGGTTTAAAACTCATGACTATTACTTTGATTCTCACTAAGCCCTGGCTGAGTGCAACCCAGCTACAAggacttgagagagagagagagagagagagagagagaccaatcAACGATAGCAATCT is a window encoding:
- the LOC122666102 gene encoding putative nuclease HARBI1 encodes the protein MCACSFDMHFTFVNVGWEGSANDCRVFESARNNPSFNFPHPPPGKYYVVDSGYANQTGYLTPFRGERYHLPDYRGAGRTPRTVRELFNYRHSSLRNVIERTFGVLKNKILLLRQTHHFSVKTQGNIVIACCGLHNYIRDEQKIDKDFSKLGGDEAEPDPDELNPPPKEYNGPSSLSQREQARQMNDIRNRLTNVLARKHCLAPI